In Erigeron canadensis isolate Cc75 chromosome 6, C_canadensis_v1, whole genome shotgun sequence, the following are encoded in one genomic region:
- the LOC122606034 gene encoding uncharacterized protein LOC122606034: MAYWLTENATEAYLKSMKMGKMGNEPDVAEFISAIAAGNNAKLIVIVGDATARSTTLGLVAAAEQTGGHVISIFKGTDELHFSKEALGSDASQVEFIIGDAQIMLLNNYREADLVVIDCNLENHEQILEAIQGNGRANSTIVLGYNADWKDSWRWSRSNSQLLPIAEGLLLMRIAGKSENVVSVDGKHRRVGSHGGSKKSHWIVKVDNCTGEEHVFRVRSPGRRVAKA, encoded by the exons ATGGCTTACTGGTTAACTGAAAATGCAACTGAAGCTTATCTCAAGTCCATGAAAATG GGTAAGATGGGTAATGAACCAGATGTGGCAGAGTTCATTTCGGCAATTGCAGCCGGAAACAATGCCAAACTCATAGTGATTGTTGGTGATGCCACCGCCAGGTCCACCACTTTAGGACTTGTGGCTGCAGCTGAGCAAACAGGTGGGCATGTAATTAGCATCTTTAAAGGAACGGATGAGTTGCATTTTTCCAAAGAAGCACTAGGGTCAGATGCGAGCCAAGTTGAATTTATTATTGGGGATGCACAAATTATGTTGCTAAATAACTATAGAGAGGCTGACCTGGTGGTTATTGATTGTAATCTTGAGAATCATGAACAGATTCTTGAGGCCATACAAGGAAATGGGAGGGCAAATAGTACAATTGTGTTGGGATATAATGCAGACTGGAAGGATTCGTGGCGGTGGAGCAGATCAAATAGTCAATTGTTGCCAATTGCGGAAGGGCTGCTGTTGATGAGAATAGCTGGAAAATCTGAAAATGTTGTCAGTGTTGATGGTAAACATAGACGTGTTGGCAGCCATGGAGGAAGTAAGAAAAGTCATTGGATTGTTAAAGTAGACAACTGCACAGGTGAAGAGCATGTTTTTAGAGTCAGATCACCAGGCAGGCGAGTCGCAAAAGCTTGA